The following are encoded in a window of Chlorocebus sabaeus isolate Y175 chromosome 22, mChlSab1.0.hap1, whole genome shotgun sequence genomic DNA:
- the ZNF660 gene encoding zinc finger protein 660, with translation MRRKTRNFKHKTVKDNKVLTEGSDQESEKDNSQCYDPATNKRVQAEKRQYVCTECGKAFSQSANLTVHERIHTGEKPYKCKECGKAFSHSSNLVVHRRIHTGLKPYTCSECGKSFSGKSHLIRHQGIHSGEKTYECKECGKAFSRSSGLISHHRVHTGEKPYTCIECGKAFSRSSNLTQHRQMHRGKKVYKCKECGKTCGSNTKIMDHQRIHTGEKPYECDECGKAFILRKTLNEHQRLHRREKPYKCNECGKAFTSNRNLVDHQRVHTGEKPYKCNECGKTFRQTSQVILHLRTHTKEKPYKCSECGKAYRYSSQLIQHQRKHSEEKETL, from the coding sequence atgaggagaaaaacaagaaatttcaAACATAAGACAGTTAAAGACAATAAAGTACTCACAGAAGGGAGTGACCAAGAATCTGAAAAAGACAATAGTCAGTGCTATGACCCTGCAACAAACAAGAGAGTTCAGGCTGAAAAGAGACAGTATGTATGTACtgagtgtgggaaagcctttagtcAGAGTGCAAACCTCACGGTACATGAGCGAATCCACAcgggagagaaaccctataagtGTAAGGAGTGTGGAAAAGCCTTCAGCCATAGCTCTAACCTTGTTGTTCATCGGAGAATCCACACTGGACTGAAGCCCTATACatgcagtgaatgtggaaaaTCTTTCAGTGGAAAGTCACATCTTATTCGGCACCAGGGAATCCACAGTGGGGAGAAAACGTATGAATGTAAagagtgtgggaaagcctttagtcGGAGTTCAGGCCTTATATCACATCACAGAGTtcacactggggagaagccctATACTTGCATtgagtgtgggaaagcctttagccGTAGTTCAAACCTTACTCAACATCGGCAAatgcacagaggaaaaaaagtttacaaatgtAAGGAGTGTGGGAAAACATGTGGTTCAAATACAAAGATTATGGaccatcagagaattcacactgggGAGAAGCCTTATGAATGTGATGAGTGTGGAAAAGCTTTCATCTTAAGGAAAACCCTTAATGAACACCAGAGACTTCATCGtagagagaaaccttacaaatgtaatgaGTGTGGGAAGGCTTTTACTTCTAATCGAAACCTTGTTGATCATCagagagttcacactggagagaaaccctataaatgtaatgaatgtgggaaaaccTTCAGGCAGACTTCTCAAGTTATTCTACACTTGAGAACCCACACTAAggagaaaccctataaatgtagtGAGTGTGGGAAAGCCTATCGGTATAGCTCACAGCTTATTCAACACCAGAGAAAACATAGTGAGGAGAAAGAAACCTTGTAG